Proteins from one Listeria weihenstephanensis genomic window:
- a CDS encoding J domain-containing protein: MTCWEILNIEITTDRKKIKSAYAKKLKITHPDDDIEAFQELKEAFDQALAYAKNDQADGSKLREEIIIWEDTNETPIAVEDDFEERIQALCQSYNTRIDVSAWKKILAESMDWDMYQYETYRECIKTLLLDYYTIMSRPVIRLLFEHFQLWETDGSYYYEAEDYIFENYAEEIYDAPDFAFDTLGDLKGVVLDQFLTLRYALYRSIKQEKFTEAEKIAEQASAIYALDADLVVLQGMILFEKGLENLQDYGATFKRSFAYFNKALRLNAKNVTARFYTILIKTKNAERLEAADRLFLKDVQGGYVLHVELLTGFIYYFGKEYGEAIPFWAELSKEQQAQIKKEWIYALRHQLKLVKQIDDMEEYRVLKMYLKESKSLIKDRFKYWNWAIQMGVYILIFAAIQGCINLMPDHSSESTPTDYEEQIGKEFRNATSAEKESQAGLIARFIVAYDKKEDASTRELFMEDDVAFSYQWEIRDAVTKPARDLFADRLNENITFADSDGQVYSLLYGNDFSELIIISENERIVKIMGAYFDPMDGELRAAIEQKME; this comes from the coding sequence ATGACATGTTGGGAAATACTTAATATAGAGATTACAACGGATCGGAAAAAAATAAAATCAGCCTATGCAAAGAAGTTGAAAATAACACATCCAGATGATGATATAGAAGCTTTTCAGGAACTCAAGGAGGCATTTGATCAGGCGCTTGCTTATGCGAAAAATGATCAAGCGGATGGCTCAAAGTTAAGGGAAGAAATTATTATTTGGGAGGATACAAATGAGACTCCGATAGCAGTGGAAGATGATTTCGAAGAGCGAATTCAAGCGCTATGCCAGTCTTATAATACGAGAATTGATGTAAGTGCTTGGAAAAAAATATTAGCTGAGAGCATGGATTGGGATATGTATCAATATGAAACGTACCGGGAATGTATAAAAACATTATTGCTGGATTACTATACAATAATGTCTCGACCAGTGATAAGACTTCTTTTTGAGCATTTTCAATTATGGGAAACAGATGGATCTTATTATTATGAAGCGGAAGATTATATATTTGAAAATTACGCAGAAGAAATTTATGATGCGCCAGACTTTGCATTTGATACACTTGGTGATTTAAAAGGTGTGGTGTTAGATCAATTCTTAACGTTGCGCTATGCACTATATCGTTCCATTAAACAAGAGAAATTTACCGAGGCCGAAAAAATTGCAGAACAAGCTAGTGCCATTTACGCTTTAGACGCTGATTTAGTAGTTTTACAAGGTATGATATTATTCGAGAAAGGCTTGGAAAATTTACAAGATTATGGCGCAACCTTTAAGCGTAGTTTTGCTTATTTTAATAAAGCGCTGAGGCTTAACGCAAAGAACGTGACAGCCAGATTTTATACCATATTAATAAAAACGAAGAATGCAGAACGATTAGAAGCGGCTGATCGCTTATTTTTAAAAGATGTTCAGGGTGGATATGTACTGCATGTTGAACTTTTGACAGGCTTTATTTATTATTTCGGAAAAGAATATGGTGAAGCGATTCCTTTTTGGGCGGAATTATCGAAAGAACAACAAGCGCAAATAAAAAAAGAATGGATCTACGCACTACGCCACCAATTGAAATTAGTGAAGCAGATAGATGATATGGAGGAATATCGCGTATTAAAAATGTATCTTAAGGAAAGTAAGTCATTGATAAAAGACCGATTCAAGTATTGGAATTGGGCCATACAAATGGGAGTTTACATTTTAATTTTTGCAGCTATACAAGGTTGTATAAACCTGATGCCTGATCATTCGAGTGAATCAACACCAACGGATTATGAGGAGCAGATTGGTAAAGAATTTAGAAATGCGACCAGTGCTGAAAAAGAGTCACAGGCTGGACTTATTGCTCGCTTTATCGTGGCGTATGATAAAAAAGAAGATGCGAGCACGCGGGAATTATTTATGGAAGATGATGTGGCATTTTCCTATCAATGGGAAATTCGAGATGCAGTGACAAAGCCAGCACGTGACCTATTCGCTGATCGTCTGAATGAAAATATTACGTTTGCCGATAGTGATGGACAGGTGTATTCGCTTCTCTATGGCAATGATTTTTCAGAGTTGATTATTATAAGTGAAAATGAAAGAATCGTTAAAATTATGGGGGCCTATTTTGATCCAATGGACGGCGAGTTACGTGCAGCGATTGAACAAAAAATGGAATAA
- the trpA gene encoding tryptophan synthase subunit alpha — translation MKLQAAIEQANLAVVPYIMAGDGGLDQLENQMQLLSDAGATAIELGIPFSDPVADGPVIQEAGARALADKISLEQILETLTTSKIDIPLVVMSYFNPIYHLGVEKFIELAKKTPIKGLIIPDLPYEHRDFILPHIENTDIALIPLISLTSPKERMELIANQAQGFIYAVTVNGTTGERAVFGDKIDENLTYLKKISPVPVLAGFGISNLDHVARFAAVCDGVIVGSKVVQLLHDQKMEELSEFIAGASGLTRK, via the coding sequence ATGAAGTTACAAGCAGCAATCGAACAAGCCAATTTGGCGGTAGTTCCCTATATTATGGCAGGTGACGGTGGCCTTGATCAACTAGAAAATCAAATGCAGCTCCTCAGTGACGCTGGTGCAACGGCGATTGAACTTGGCATCCCGTTTTCCGATCCAGTAGCAGATGGTCCAGTGATTCAAGAAGCTGGCGCGCGAGCCTTGGCCGATAAAATAAGTTTAGAACAAATTCTAGAAACATTAACGACGAGCAAAATCGATATCCCGCTTGTTGTGATGAGTTATTTCAACCCGATTTATCACCTTGGTGTGGAAAAGTTTATCGAACTTGCTAAAAAAACACCGATCAAAGGCTTAATCATCCCGGATTTACCGTATGAACATCGCGATTTCATCCTACCTCACATAGAAAATACAGATATAGCCCTGATTCCGCTGATTTCGTTGACGAGCCCAAAAGAGCGCATGGAGTTAATCGCAAATCAAGCACAAGGCTTTATTTATGCCGTAACGGTGAATGGGACAACTGGTGAGCGTGCGGTGTTTGGCGATAAGATTGACGAAAACCTAACCTACTTGAAAAAAATAAGCCCAGTTCCCGTTTTAGCTGGTTTTGGAATTTCAAACCTGGATCATGTGGCGCGATTTGCTGCCGTGTGTGATGGCGTTATTGTTGGTAGTAAAGTTGTACAACTGCTTCATGATCAGAAAATGGAGGAATTGAGCGAATTTATTGCAGGTGCAAGTGGATTAACGAGAAAATAA
- the trpB gene encoding tryptophan synthase subunit beta: MSYNAPNKAGFYGNYGGKFVPETLMKAVTELEEAYEMSKTDEAFQKELSYYLRDYVGRESPLYFAEQLTAHAGGAKIYLKREDLNHTGAHKINNCIGQALLTRQMGKKKVVAETGAGQHGVATATVAALFNLECTIFMGEEDIRRQQLNVFRMELLGAKVVSVSGGSGTLKDAVNEALRYWVANVEDTHYIMGSVLGPHPFPEIVRDFQSVIGLEARAQHLEKENRLPDALVACIGGGSNSMGLFYPFVNDTSVKMYGVEAAGSGLETAFHAASLSKGEIGVLHGAMMHVLQDDAGQIQEAYSISAGLDYPGIGPEHSFLRDEGRAEYASVTDDQAVEAFQLLCRTEGIIPALESSHAISFAVELAGKMKPEESIVVCLSGRGDKDVDQIRARLKGGDDK, from the coding sequence ATGAGTTATAACGCACCGAACAAAGCAGGTTTTTATGGAAATTATGGCGGGAAATTTGTCCCGGAAACATTGATGAAAGCCGTCACAGAACTAGAAGAGGCGTATGAAATGTCGAAAACAGATGAGGCGTTCCAAAAAGAATTAAGCTATTATTTGCGAGATTATGTAGGCCGCGAGTCGCCACTTTATTTTGCAGAACAATTAACGGCGCATGCAGGTGGCGCTAAAATCTACTTAAAACGCGAAGATTTAAATCATACAGGAGCGCATAAAATCAATAACTGCATAGGACAAGCCTTGTTAACACGCCAAATGGGCAAAAAGAAAGTCGTAGCAGAAACGGGCGCAGGTCAACATGGCGTTGCAACAGCGACTGTGGCAGCTCTATTTAACTTAGAATGCACCATTTTTATGGGAGAAGAAGATATTCGCCGTCAGCAGTTGAACGTGTTCCGAATGGAGTTGCTTGGCGCGAAAGTTGTCAGTGTTTCAGGCGGAAGTGGCACACTAAAAGACGCGGTAAATGAGGCGCTCCGTTATTGGGTCGCAAATGTGGAAGATACGCATTACATCATGGGCTCCGTTCTTGGACCGCATCCGTTCCCTGAGATTGTCCGCGATTTTCAAAGCGTGATTGGATTGGAAGCACGGGCGCAACATCTCGAAAAAGAAAATCGTTTACCAGATGCGCTTGTTGCTTGTATTGGCGGTGGAAGTAACTCGATGGGACTTTTCTATCCGTTCGTCAATGATACATCTGTGAAAATGTATGGCGTTGAAGCAGCTGGATCTGGACTGGAAACGGCTTTTCATGCAGCATCGCTTTCCAAAGGTGAAATTGGCGTCTTGCATGGCGCGATGATGCACGTGTTACAAGATGATGCAGGCCAAATTCAGGAGGCGTATTCGATTTCAGCAGGGCTTGATTATCCGGGAATTGGTCCGGAACATAGCTTTTTACGAGACGAAGGACGCGCGGAGTATGCCTCTGTAACCGATGACCAGGCCGTTGAAGCGTTCCAATTGCTTTGCCGCACCGAAGGAATCATCCCTGCTTTAGAGAGCTCACACGCGATCTCTTTCGCTGTAGAACTTGCTGGCAAAATGAAACCCGAAGAAAGCATCGTCGTTTGCCTATCCGGCCGTGGCGATAAAGATGTAGATCAGATCCGCGCACGTTTGAAAGGAGGAGATGACAAATGA
- a CDS encoding phosphoribosylanthranilate isomerase, translating to MTQVKICGLKYRQDIEIAVANGANMIGFVFAASKRQVTPDQARILAQDMPASVKKVGVFVNESPAEINRIAAMVPLDIAQCHGQETPAELAKIEIPTIKAFSVKNGQIIGDITAYPDSLILLDAPAAQFEGGSGEVFDWEALAKSDLPSERLIIAGGLNAGNVPEAIKQFQPFAVDVSSGVETNNTKDPKKIIQFIQKVKES from the coding sequence ATGACGCAGGTCAAAATTTGCGGGTTGAAATACCGCCAAGACATCGAGATCGCGGTCGCGAACGGGGCAAATATGATTGGCTTTGTATTCGCCGCGAGTAAGCGCCAAGTGACGCCAGATCAGGCACGAATTTTAGCGCAAGATATGCCAGCGAGCGTGAAAAAAGTGGGCGTATTTGTGAATGAAAGTCCCGCGGAAATAAACCGAATTGCGGCGATGGTTCCACTCGATATCGCGCAGTGCCATGGTCAAGAAACGCCAGCGGAACTAGCCAAAATAGAGATTCCAACTATAAAGGCGTTCTCAGTTAAAAATGGCCAGATCATTGGTGATATCACCGCGTATCCAGACAGTTTGATCTTGCTCGACGCGCCCGCTGCCCAATTTGAAGGTGGAAGTGGGGAAGTATTTGATTGGGAAGCACTTGCGAAAAGCGATTTACCAAGCGAACGACTTATCATCGCGGGTGGCTTGAACGCCGGCAATGTCCCAGAAGCAATCAAGCAATTTCAACCGTTTGCCGTCGATGTCTCCTCTGGCGTAGAAACAAATAACACGAAAGATCCTAAGAAAATAATCCAATTCATTCAAAAAGTAAAGGAGTCCTGA